A portion of the Toxotes jaculatrix isolate fToxJac2 chromosome 16, fToxJac2.pri, whole genome shotgun sequence genome contains these proteins:
- the golga2 gene encoding golgin subfamily A member 2 isoform X2, whose translation MADQSRQTKLAAAKKKLKEFQQKSSPASVGGEKGGGGGGGAGAKKKRKVKGLSQLDAPSTDRNSPINTFADVEPMGSSVPQLLEDPRVEPDHDSPLSNPASANTTNNPESIGHTDLQDYPDTNGNESLTEENRPLSSTESLRQLSQQLNGLVSESSAAYVNGDSPPSVTERELESRNQELAAALESSNLTNSQLNTQLDQLAQQSQELTDQLQKERKEFEQRFSKEQGAMREQLQVHIQTIGILVSEKSELQTALQYTQQAARQKTAEAEELNNRLQATKQRVSELERTLSSVSTQQKQFEKHNKELEKERDNLRLEVFRVNNVNEESKQQSSELSEQLKLNTQENGALKLEVEDLRKRLEIADLVLQQCSSQSDPTSVNQQVQLLLEEKQQLEAHNHQLMESVAQLKTERDCYAEQIQEEGRVWKDKTEQLLTQVSLVAEERDRNINRVQELEASIAELKNAAALLSQEREAQDNAEPQSSGPSESEVALQESLDRLQQEKEALTAQYQAQLRDNEQLSRLCAEQETRLGELERQVESQGQEAEDRRRMLEDVQSDKATISRALTQNRTLKDQLAELQNGFVKLTNENMELTTAIQSEQHVKKELARRMGELQEELHNVKEQLELKNQESQGLLEQRDQVVAHLQQYCAGYQALASEREQLHQQYLQQSQLMDRLQHDESHNRAQLEISYNQLKQAQEHLEQLVRDNEQLKTEVKELLNSSVVATSSRDQGDGVESQSLQESPKKSSSIVIPEDFESQKEMEEFIRGALAQLEAERDEARRQLEEEHRLHMAARHQAAVALSLEHQHHSHKSAQDHHHEHDHTQGQHSHCEHSHEHSGGVPVEVHQALQAAMEKLQQRFTSLMQEKADLKERVEELEHRCIQLSGETDTIGEYIALYQNQRAIMKQKHQEKEQYISMLAQDKEEMKAKLAELQDLVMRLVAERNDWYSRYTGAVGGTSTVNPDLLPVGEDHTHPEHQAHTDTELNAVGGAEAMEVIPLSEPTTGLEAPSSQTFSMGSAQMDSKPMVPKEDGTAQQIMQLLQEIQNPQGALRSPPFLGENPCIPFFYRPDEQDEVKILVV comes from the exons atgGCCGACCAGAGCAGGCAAACAAAACTCGCTGCAGCTAAGAAAAAG CTGAAGGAGTTTCAGCAGAAGAGCTCCCCTGCTAGTGTAGGAGGAGAAAAgggcggaggaggaggtggcggaGCAGGGGccaaaaagaagagaaaggtgaAGGGACTGAGTCAACTCGATGCACCGTCAACAGATAGAAACTCTCCAATCAAT ACCTTTGCTGACGTGGAGCCCATGGGGTCTTCAGTTCCTCAGCTGCTGGAAGACCCGAGGGTTGAGCCTGATCACGACTCACCTTTGTCTAACCCTGCTAGTGCTAACACTACTAATAACCCTGAGTCTATCGGTCACACTGacctgcag gaCTACCCTGATACCAATGGCAATGAGAGTctaacagaggaaaacag ACCCCTGTCTTCCACAGAGAGCCTGCGACAGCTCTCACAGCAACTGAATGGCCTGGTCTCTGAG tcatctgctgcttatgtGAATGGAGACAGTCCACCTTCTGTCACTGAGAGAGAACTGGAG AGTCGGAACCAGGAGCTGGCAGCCGCCCTGGAGTCCAGCAACCTAACAAACTCTCAGCTCAATACCCAGCTAGACCAGCTG GCACAGCAATCTCAGGAGCTCACAGATCAGCTACAAAag gaGCGAAAAGAATTTGAGCAGAGATTTTCAAAAGAGCAGGGAGCCATGCGGGAGCAATTACAG GTTCACATCCAGACCATTGGTATACTGGTATCAGAGAAATCCGAGCTACAAACAGCACTACAATACACACAACAGGCTGCACGGCagaaaacag ctgagGCAGAGGAATTGAACAACCGTCTGCAGGCAACAAAGCAGAGAGTGTCAGAGCTGGAGAGaactctctcttctgtctcaacacagcagaaacagtttGAAAAG caCAATAAAGAGcttgaaaaagagagagacaaccTGAGACTAGAGGTGTTCAGAGTAAA caaTGTGAATGAGGAGTCGAagcagcagagctcagagctgtcCGAGCAGTTGAAACTGAATACACAGGAGAATGGAGCATTGAAGCTGGAGGTGGAAGATCTTCGCAAGAGGCTCGAGATTGCTGACCTCGTGTTGCAGCAG TGCTCTAGTCAGTCAGATCCCACCAGTGTCAACCAGCAGGTCCAGTTACTGCtggaagagaagcagcagctggaggcaCACAATCACCAG CTGATGGAGTCAGTGGCCCAGCTGAAGACGGAGAGGGACTGTTATGCAGAACAGATCCAGGAAGAGGGCCGTGTATGGAAGgacaaaacagagcagctgctAACACAG GTGTCATTGGTtgcagaggagagggacagaaacaTCAACCGAGTCCAAGAACTAGAGGCCAGCATCGCAGAGCTAAAAAATGCTGCAG CGTTATTGTCCCAGGAGAGAGAGGCTCAGGATAATGCAGAGCCTCAGTCCTCAGGGCCATCAGAGAGTGAGGTGGCTCTGCAAGAGAGCCTCGACAGACTACAACAGGAGAAAGAAGCCCTTACTGCACAGTACCAGGCACAG CTGCGAGATAATGAGCAGCTGAGCCGCCTGTGTGCAGAGCAGGAGACACGTCTGGGGGAGCTGGAGCGGCAGGTGGAGAGCCAAGGCCAGGAGGCTGAGGACCGTCGGCGCATGTTGGAGGATGTTCAGTCAGATAAGGCCACTATTAGCCGTGCTCTCACCCAGAACCGTACACTGAAGGACCAGCTGGCTGAGCTACAGAATGGTTTTGTCAAACTG ACTAATGAGAACATGGAGCTGACCACTGCCATCCAGTCTGAGCAGCATGTGAAGAAGGAGCTTGCTCGCAGGATGGGTGAACTGCAAGAGGAGCTGCACAACGTCAAGGAGCag CTGGAACTGAAAAATCAGGAGTCTCAGGGTCTGTTGGAGCAGAGGGACCAGGTAGTGGCCCACCTGCAGCAGTACTGTGCTGGCTACCAGGCCCTGGcctcagagagagaacagctcCACCAACAGTATCTGCAGCAGAGCCAGCTCATGGACCGGCTGCAGCACGATGAAAGCCACAACCGTGCGCAGCTGGAGATCAGTTACAATCAGCTCAAACAAGCgcag GAACATTTGGAGCAGTTAGTCAGAGACAATGAGCAGCTGAAGACTGAGGTAAAGGAGCTTCTCAACAGCTCAGTTGTTGCCACATCGTCCAGAGACCAAG GAGATGGAGTGGAAAGCCAGTCCCTGCAAGAGAGTCCTAAGAAGTCTTCCTCCATAGTTATCCCAGAAGACTTTGAAAGCCAGAAAGAGATG GAGGAGTTTATCCGTGGGGCTTTGGCTCAgttggaggcagagagggatgaGGCCAGAAGGCAACTTGAGGAGGAGCACAGGCTTCACATGGCAGCTCGACACCAGGCTGCTGTGGCCCTCAGCCTCGAACACCAACACCACAGCCACAAATCTGCTCAGGACCATCACCATGAGCACGATCACACTCAGGGCCAACACAGTCACTGTGAACACAGTCATGAGCATTCAG GAGGAGTGCCAGTGGAAGTCCATCAGGCCCTGCAAGCTGCCATGGAGAAGCTTCAGCAGCGTTTCACCTCCCTCATGCAAGAGAAAGCTGACCTGAaggagagggtggaggagctggagcaccGCTGCATCCAGCTGTCTGGAGAGACCGACACCATAG GGGAGTACATAGCCCTGTACCAGAATCAGCGGGCCATCATGAAGCAGAAACACCAGGAGAAGGAGCAGTACATCAGCATGTTGGCCCAAGAcaaggaggagatgaag GCGAAACTGGCGGAGCTGCAGGATCTGGTGATGAGGCTGGTGGCTGAGAGGAATGACTGGTACAGCCGCTACACCGGAGCTGTAGGCGGCACAAGCACAGTGAACCCCGACCTCCTTCCTGTCGGGGAGGATCACACTCACCCAGAGCACCAggcgcacacagacactgagctTAATGCTGTCGGTGGCGCAG aagCCATGGAGGTCATTCCTCTCTCCGAACCCACCACAGGGCTGGAGGCCCCCTCGTCCCAGACATTTTCGATGGGGTCAGCCCAGATGGACTCCAAGCCCATGGTGCCCAAAGAGGATGGCACAGCCCAGCAGATCATGCAGCTGCTCCAGGAGATCCAGAACCCCCAGGGAGCTCTAAGATCGCCCCCTTTCCTCGGGGAGAACCCGTGCATCCCCTTCTTCTACCGGCCTGACGAACAGGACGAAGTGAAGATCTTGGTGGTGTGA
- the golga2 gene encoding golgin subfamily A member 2 isoform X1 has translation MADQSRQTKLAAAKKKLKEFQQKSSPASVGGEKGGGGGGGAGAKKKRKVKGLSQLDAPSTDRNSPINTFADVEPMGSSVPQLLEDPRVEPDHDSPLSNPASANTTNNPESIGHTDLQDYPDTNGNESLTEENRPLSSTESLRQLSQQLNGLVSESSAAYVNGDSPPSVTERELESRNQELAAALESSNLTNSQLNTQLDQLAQQSQELTDQLQKERKEFEQRFSKEQGAMREQLQVHIQTIGILVSEKSELQTALQYTQQAARQKTAEAEELNNRLQATKQRVSELERTLSSVSTQQKQFEKHNKELEKERDNLRLEVFRVNNVNEESKQQSSELSEQLKLNTQENGALKLEVEDLRKRLEIADLVLQQCSSQSDPTSVNQQVQLLLEEKQQLEAHNHQLMESVAQLKTERDCYAEQIQEEGRVWKDKTEQLLTQVSLVAEERDRNINRVQELEASIAELKNAAALLSQEREAQDNAEPQSSGPSESEVALQESLDRLQQEKEALTAQYQAQLRDNEQLSRLCAEQETRLGELERQVESQGQEAEDRRRMLEDVQSDKATISRALTQNRTLKDQLAELQNGFVKLTNENMELTTAIQSEQHVKKELARRMGELQEELHNVKEQLELKNQESQGLLEQRDQVVAHLQQYCAGYQALASEREQLHQQYLQQSQLMDRLQHDESHNRAQLEISYNQLKQAQEHLEQLVRDNEQLKTEVKELLNSSVVATSSRDQGDGVESQSLQESPKKSSSIVIPEDFESQKEMEEFIRGALAQLEAERDEARRQLEEEHRLHMAARHQAAVALSLEHQHHSHKSAQDHHHEHDHTQGQHSHCEHSHEHSEGGVPVEVHQALQAAMEKLQQRFTSLMQEKADLKERVEELEHRCIQLSGETDTIGEYIALYQNQRAIMKQKHQEKEQYISMLAQDKEEMKAKLAELQDLVMRLVAERNDWYSRYTGAVGGTSTVNPDLLPVGEDHTHPEHQAHTDTELNAVGGAEAMEVIPLSEPTTGLEAPSSQTFSMGSAQMDSKPMVPKEDGTAQQIMQLLQEIQNPQGALRSPPFLGENPCIPFFYRPDEQDEVKILVV, from the exons atgGCCGACCAGAGCAGGCAAACAAAACTCGCTGCAGCTAAGAAAAAG CTGAAGGAGTTTCAGCAGAAGAGCTCCCCTGCTAGTGTAGGAGGAGAAAAgggcggaggaggaggtggcggaGCAGGGGccaaaaagaagagaaaggtgaAGGGACTGAGTCAACTCGATGCACCGTCAACAGATAGAAACTCTCCAATCAAT ACCTTTGCTGACGTGGAGCCCATGGGGTCTTCAGTTCCTCAGCTGCTGGAAGACCCGAGGGTTGAGCCTGATCACGACTCACCTTTGTCTAACCCTGCTAGTGCTAACACTACTAATAACCCTGAGTCTATCGGTCACACTGacctgcag gaCTACCCTGATACCAATGGCAATGAGAGTctaacagaggaaaacag ACCCCTGTCTTCCACAGAGAGCCTGCGACAGCTCTCACAGCAACTGAATGGCCTGGTCTCTGAG tcatctgctgcttatgtGAATGGAGACAGTCCACCTTCTGTCACTGAGAGAGAACTGGAG AGTCGGAACCAGGAGCTGGCAGCCGCCCTGGAGTCCAGCAACCTAACAAACTCTCAGCTCAATACCCAGCTAGACCAGCTG GCACAGCAATCTCAGGAGCTCACAGATCAGCTACAAAag gaGCGAAAAGAATTTGAGCAGAGATTTTCAAAAGAGCAGGGAGCCATGCGGGAGCAATTACAG GTTCACATCCAGACCATTGGTATACTGGTATCAGAGAAATCCGAGCTACAAACAGCACTACAATACACACAACAGGCTGCACGGCagaaaacag ctgagGCAGAGGAATTGAACAACCGTCTGCAGGCAACAAAGCAGAGAGTGTCAGAGCTGGAGAGaactctctcttctgtctcaacacagcagaaacagtttGAAAAG caCAATAAAGAGcttgaaaaagagagagacaaccTGAGACTAGAGGTGTTCAGAGTAAA caaTGTGAATGAGGAGTCGAagcagcagagctcagagctgtcCGAGCAGTTGAAACTGAATACACAGGAGAATGGAGCATTGAAGCTGGAGGTGGAAGATCTTCGCAAGAGGCTCGAGATTGCTGACCTCGTGTTGCAGCAG TGCTCTAGTCAGTCAGATCCCACCAGTGTCAACCAGCAGGTCCAGTTACTGCtggaagagaagcagcagctggaggcaCACAATCACCAG CTGATGGAGTCAGTGGCCCAGCTGAAGACGGAGAGGGACTGTTATGCAGAACAGATCCAGGAAGAGGGCCGTGTATGGAAGgacaaaacagagcagctgctAACACAG GTGTCATTGGTtgcagaggagagggacagaaacaTCAACCGAGTCCAAGAACTAGAGGCCAGCATCGCAGAGCTAAAAAATGCTGCAG CGTTATTGTCCCAGGAGAGAGAGGCTCAGGATAATGCAGAGCCTCAGTCCTCAGGGCCATCAGAGAGTGAGGTGGCTCTGCAAGAGAGCCTCGACAGACTACAACAGGAGAAAGAAGCCCTTACTGCACAGTACCAGGCACAG CTGCGAGATAATGAGCAGCTGAGCCGCCTGTGTGCAGAGCAGGAGACACGTCTGGGGGAGCTGGAGCGGCAGGTGGAGAGCCAAGGCCAGGAGGCTGAGGACCGTCGGCGCATGTTGGAGGATGTTCAGTCAGATAAGGCCACTATTAGCCGTGCTCTCACCCAGAACCGTACACTGAAGGACCAGCTGGCTGAGCTACAGAATGGTTTTGTCAAACTG ACTAATGAGAACATGGAGCTGACCACTGCCATCCAGTCTGAGCAGCATGTGAAGAAGGAGCTTGCTCGCAGGATGGGTGAACTGCAAGAGGAGCTGCACAACGTCAAGGAGCag CTGGAACTGAAAAATCAGGAGTCTCAGGGTCTGTTGGAGCAGAGGGACCAGGTAGTGGCCCACCTGCAGCAGTACTGTGCTGGCTACCAGGCCCTGGcctcagagagagaacagctcCACCAACAGTATCTGCAGCAGAGCCAGCTCATGGACCGGCTGCAGCACGATGAAAGCCACAACCGTGCGCAGCTGGAGATCAGTTACAATCAGCTCAAACAAGCgcag GAACATTTGGAGCAGTTAGTCAGAGACAATGAGCAGCTGAAGACTGAGGTAAAGGAGCTTCTCAACAGCTCAGTTGTTGCCACATCGTCCAGAGACCAAG GAGATGGAGTGGAAAGCCAGTCCCTGCAAGAGAGTCCTAAGAAGTCTTCCTCCATAGTTATCCCAGAAGACTTTGAAAGCCAGAAAGAGATG GAGGAGTTTATCCGTGGGGCTTTGGCTCAgttggaggcagagagggatgaGGCCAGAAGGCAACTTGAGGAGGAGCACAGGCTTCACATGGCAGCTCGACACCAGGCTGCTGTGGCCCTCAGCCTCGAACACCAACACCACAGCCACAAATCTGCTCAGGACCATCACCATGAGCACGATCACACTCAGGGCCAACACAGTCACTGTGAACACAGTCATGAGCATTCAG AAGGAGGAGTGCCAGTGGAAGTCCATCAGGCCCTGCAAGCTGCCATGGAGAAGCTTCAGCAGCGTTTCACCTCCCTCATGCAAGAGAAAGCTGACCTGAaggagagggtggaggagctggagcaccGCTGCATCCAGCTGTCTGGAGAGACCGACACCATAG GGGAGTACATAGCCCTGTACCAGAATCAGCGGGCCATCATGAAGCAGAAACACCAGGAGAAGGAGCAGTACATCAGCATGTTGGCCCAAGAcaaggaggagatgaag GCGAAACTGGCGGAGCTGCAGGATCTGGTGATGAGGCTGGTGGCTGAGAGGAATGACTGGTACAGCCGCTACACCGGAGCTGTAGGCGGCACAAGCACAGTGAACCCCGACCTCCTTCCTGTCGGGGAGGATCACACTCACCCAGAGCACCAggcgcacacagacactgagctTAATGCTGTCGGTGGCGCAG aagCCATGGAGGTCATTCCTCTCTCCGAACCCACCACAGGGCTGGAGGCCCCCTCGTCCCAGACATTTTCGATGGGGTCAGCCCAGATGGACTCCAAGCCCATGGTGCCCAAAGAGGATGGCACAGCCCAGCAGATCATGCAGCTGCTCCAGGAGATCCAGAACCCCCAGGGAGCTCTAAGATCGCCCCCTTTCCTCGGGGAGAACCCGTGCATCCCCTTCTTCTACCGGCCTGACGAACAGGACGAAGTGAAGATCTTGGTGGTGTGA
- the golga2 gene encoding golgin subfamily A member 2 isoform X3 has protein sequence MADQSRQTKLAAAKKKLKEFQQKSSPASVGGEKGGGGGGGAGAKKKRKVKGLSQLDAPSTDRNSPINFDSILKVLSQSNGVVLPPYGNSQDYPDTNGNESLTEENRPLSSTESLRQLSQQLNGLVSESSAAYVNGDSPPSVTERELESRNQELAAALESSNLTNSQLNTQLDQLAQQSQELTDQLQKERKEFEQRFSKEQGAMREQLQVHIQTIGILVSEKSELQTALQYTQQAARQKTAEAEELNNRLQATKQRVSELERTLSSVSTQQKQFEKHNKELEKERDNLRLEVFRVNNVNEESKQQSSELSEQLKLNTQENGALKLEVEDLRKRLEIADLVLQQCSSQSDPTSVNQQVQLLLEEKQQLEAHNHQLMESVAQLKTERDCYAEQIQEEGRVWKDKTEQLLTQVSLVAEERDRNINRVQELEASIAELKNAAALLSQEREAQDNAEPQSSGPSESEVALQESLDRLQQEKEALTAQYQAQLRDNEQLSRLCAEQETRLGELERQVESQGQEAEDRRRMLEDVQSDKATISRALTQNRTLKDQLAELQNGFVKLTNENMELTTAIQSEQHVKKELARRMGELQEELHNVKEQLELKNQESQGLLEQRDQVVAHLQQYCAGYQALASEREQLHQQYLQQSQLMDRLQHDESHNRAQLEISYNQLKQAQEHLEQLVRDNEQLKTEVKELLNSSVVATSSRDQGDGVESQSLQESPKKSSSIVIPEDFESQKEMEEFIRGALAQLEAERDEARRQLEEEHRLHMAARHQAAVALSLEHQHHSHKSAQDHHHEHDHTQGQHSHCEHSHEHSEGGVPVEVHQALQAAMEKLQQRFTSLMQEKADLKERVEELEHRCIQLSGETDTIGEYIALYQNQRAIMKQKHQEKEQYISMLAQDKEEMKAKLAELQDLVMRLVAERNDWYSRYTGAVGGTSTVNPDLLPVGEDHTHPEHQAHTDTELNAVGGAEAMEVIPLSEPTTGLEAPSSQTFSMGSAQMDSKPMVPKEDGTAQQIMQLLQEIQNPQGALRSPPFLGENPCIPFFYRPDEQDEVKILVV, from the exons atgGCCGACCAGAGCAGGCAAACAAAACTCGCTGCAGCTAAGAAAAAG CTGAAGGAGTTTCAGCAGAAGAGCTCCCCTGCTAGTGTAGGAGGAGAAAAgggcggaggaggaggtggcggaGCAGGGGccaaaaagaagagaaaggtgaAGGGACTGAGTCAACTCGATGCACCGTCAACAGATAGAAACTCTCCAATCAAT TTTGACAGTATTCTGAAAGTACTTAGTCAAAGCAATGGAGTAGTCCTACCTCCTTATGGCAACAGTCAG gaCTACCCTGATACCAATGGCAATGAGAGTctaacagaggaaaacag ACCCCTGTCTTCCACAGAGAGCCTGCGACAGCTCTCACAGCAACTGAATGGCCTGGTCTCTGAG tcatctgctgcttatgtGAATGGAGACAGTCCACCTTCTGTCACTGAGAGAGAACTGGAG AGTCGGAACCAGGAGCTGGCAGCCGCCCTGGAGTCCAGCAACCTAACAAACTCTCAGCTCAATACCCAGCTAGACCAGCTG GCACAGCAATCTCAGGAGCTCACAGATCAGCTACAAAag gaGCGAAAAGAATTTGAGCAGAGATTTTCAAAAGAGCAGGGAGCCATGCGGGAGCAATTACAG GTTCACATCCAGACCATTGGTATACTGGTATCAGAGAAATCCGAGCTACAAACAGCACTACAATACACACAACAGGCTGCACGGCagaaaacag ctgagGCAGAGGAATTGAACAACCGTCTGCAGGCAACAAAGCAGAGAGTGTCAGAGCTGGAGAGaactctctcttctgtctcaacacagcagaaacagtttGAAAAG caCAATAAAGAGcttgaaaaagagagagacaaccTGAGACTAGAGGTGTTCAGAGTAAA caaTGTGAATGAGGAGTCGAagcagcagagctcagagctgtcCGAGCAGTTGAAACTGAATACACAGGAGAATGGAGCATTGAAGCTGGAGGTGGAAGATCTTCGCAAGAGGCTCGAGATTGCTGACCTCGTGTTGCAGCAG TGCTCTAGTCAGTCAGATCCCACCAGTGTCAACCAGCAGGTCCAGTTACTGCtggaagagaagcagcagctggaggcaCACAATCACCAG CTGATGGAGTCAGTGGCCCAGCTGAAGACGGAGAGGGACTGTTATGCAGAACAGATCCAGGAAGAGGGCCGTGTATGGAAGgacaaaacagagcagctgctAACACAG GTGTCATTGGTtgcagaggagagggacagaaacaTCAACCGAGTCCAAGAACTAGAGGCCAGCATCGCAGAGCTAAAAAATGCTGCAG CGTTATTGTCCCAGGAGAGAGAGGCTCAGGATAATGCAGAGCCTCAGTCCTCAGGGCCATCAGAGAGTGAGGTGGCTCTGCAAGAGAGCCTCGACAGACTACAACAGGAGAAAGAAGCCCTTACTGCACAGTACCAGGCACAG CTGCGAGATAATGAGCAGCTGAGCCGCCTGTGTGCAGAGCAGGAGACACGTCTGGGGGAGCTGGAGCGGCAGGTGGAGAGCCAAGGCCAGGAGGCTGAGGACCGTCGGCGCATGTTGGAGGATGTTCAGTCAGATAAGGCCACTATTAGCCGTGCTCTCACCCAGAACCGTACACTGAAGGACCAGCTGGCTGAGCTACAGAATGGTTTTGTCAAACTG ACTAATGAGAACATGGAGCTGACCACTGCCATCCAGTCTGAGCAGCATGTGAAGAAGGAGCTTGCTCGCAGGATGGGTGAACTGCAAGAGGAGCTGCACAACGTCAAGGAGCag CTGGAACTGAAAAATCAGGAGTCTCAGGGTCTGTTGGAGCAGAGGGACCAGGTAGTGGCCCACCTGCAGCAGTACTGTGCTGGCTACCAGGCCCTGGcctcagagagagaacagctcCACCAACAGTATCTGCAGCAGAGCCAGCTCATGGACCGGCTGCAGCACGATGAAAGCCACAACCGTGCGCAGCTGGAGATCAGTTACAATCAGCTCAAACAAGCgcag GAACATTTGGAGCAGTTAGTCAGAGACAATGAGCAGCTGAAGACTGAGGTAAAGGAGCTTCTCAACAGCTCAGTTGTTGCCACATCGTCCAGAGACCAAG GAGATGGAGTGGAAAGCCAGTCCCTGCAAGAGAGTCCTAAGAAGTCTTCCTCCATAGTTATCCCAGAAGACTTTGAAAGCCAGAAAGAGATG GAGGAGTTTATCCGTGGGGCTTTGGCTCAgttggaggcagagagggatgaGGCCAGAAGGCAACTTGAGGAGGAGCACAGGCTTCACATGGCAGCTCGACACCAGGCTGCTGTGGCCCTCAGCCTCGAACACCAACACCACAGCCACAAATCTGCTCAGGACCATCACCATGAGCACGATCACACTCAGGGCCAACACAGTCACTGTGAACACAGTCATGAGCATTCAG AAGGAGGAGTGCCAGTGGAAGTCCATCAGGCCCTGCAAGCTGCCATGGAGAAGCTTCAGCAGCGTTTCACCTCCCTCATGCAAGAGAAAGCTGACCTGAaggagagggtggaggagctggagcaccGCTGCATCCAGCTGTCTGGAGAGACCGACACCATAG GGGAGTACATAGCCCTGTACCAGAATCAGCGGGCCATCATGAAGCAGAAACACCAGGAGAAGGAGCAGTACATCAGCATGTTGGCCCAAGAcaaggaggagatgaag GCGAAACTGGCGGAGCTGCAGGATCTGGTGATGAGGCTGGTGGCTGAGAGGAATGACTGGTACAGCCGCTACACCGGAGCTGTAGGCGGCACAAGCACAGTGAACCCCGACCTCCTTCCTGTCGGGGAGGATCACACTCACCCAGAGCACCAggcgcacacagacactgagctTAATGCTGTCGGTGGCGCAG aagCCATGGAGGTCATTCCTCTCTCCGAACCCACCACAGGGCTGGAGGCCCCCTCGTCCCAGACATTTTCGATGGGGTCAGCCCAGATGGACTCCAAGCCCATGGTGCCCAAAGAGGATGGCACAGCCCAGCAGATCATGCAGCTGCTCCAGGAGATCCAGAACCCCCAGGGAGCTCTAAGATCGCCCCCTTTCCTCGGGGAGAACCCGTGCATCCCCTTCTTCTACCGGCCTGACGAACAGGACGAAGTGAAGATCTTGGTGGTGTGA